A genomic stretch from Telmatocola sphagniphila includes:
- a CDS encoding ABC transporter ATP-binding protein, whose translation MSPDVMIQLEGLTIRYGNFHAVNNLDLNLYRGELFGLLGPNGAGKSSTVRVLIGQRKPSSGRAYVAGFDVQRQWSDVKPLFGYVPDRDNHFDEFTGRRNLMLFAGLYNVPEDRVDEVLKQVELSESANVVVRGYSLGMRKKLLLARALLHQPPVLYLDEPTANLDVHSAAIVHRILREHVRMGGTALLTTHNMQEVEAICDRVGILCAGKLVALDTPLALRQRHTERVVDTILAGGERRVFNLDLDSDRAILAENLKLGRVGALHTREFDFHSTFLKLTGTAFE comes from the coding sequence ATGTCGCCGGATGTAATGATTCAACTCGAGGGACTGACGATCCGCTATGGGAATTTCCATGCGGTGAATAACCTCGACCTGAATCTCTATCGCGGGGAATTGTTCGGTCTACTCGGCCCCAACGGGGCGGGCAAAAGCAGTACGGTGCGCGTTCTCATCGGTCAGCGCAAGCCCAGTAGCGGCCGGGCCTATGTGGCCGGGTTCGATGTGCAGCGGCAGTGGTCGGACGTGAAACCGCTGTTTGGCTACGTCCCCGATCGCGATAACCATTTCGATGAATTCACCGGCCGCCGCAATCTGATGCTGTTCGCGGGCCTGTACAACGTCCCGGAAGATCGGGTCGACGAAGTATTGAAGCAGGTCGAATTGTCCGAATCGGCGAATGTTGTCGTTCGCGGCTACTCGCTGGGCATGCGAAAAAAATTGTTGCTCGCCCGGGCTCTCCTCCACCAACCGCCCGTACTCTATCTGGATGAGCCGACCGCCAACCTCGACGTTCACTCCGCCGCAATCGTCCACCGCATACTTCGCGAACATGTTCGGATGGGGGGCACGGCCCTTTTGACGACGCACAACATGCAGGAAGTCGAAGCGATTTGCGACCGAGTTGGTATTCTATGTGCCGGGAAACTGGTGGCCCTGGATACGCCACTGGCCCTCCGCCAAAGACACACCGAGCGTGTCGTGGATACGATATTGGCCGGCGGGGAGCGACGAGTCTTCAATCTCGATCTGGATTCCGACCGGGCCATCCTGGCCGAGAATTTAAAGCTCGGCCGGGTCGGAGCGTTGCATACCCGGGAGTTCGATTTCCACTCGACCTTCCTGAAATTGACGGGAACTGCCTTCGAATGA
- the metH gene encoding methionine synthase, whose product MAANRPSILDIARERPFILDGGMGTSLHKYHPTDKDWGYAPNGKHLLNLSDALVYTHPEWISEIHRGYLSVGCDAIETNTFNATQLVLEEFGMGGKLDEINRQNIQIAKKAAQDFSSTDRPRFVIGSIGPGTKMPSLTDPAIYIDFDSMAASYRRQIQIMIEEGVDAILIETCFDILQAKIVAITAIDEMKKAGKRIPLMVQLTIINENKKMLPGTDIPSALVALDPIDDIDVIGMNCGVGPDLMLDDIRHLSRHSKRLISCLPNAGLPETRNGETYFPLAPDGLAEWLDRFVGEMGVNIIGGCCGTTKDHLAKVVQRIDAKKAAQRKAIYLPATSSLQSSIELLQEPRPLLVGERTNTNGSRKFKQLLEKEDWNGLVEMAREQEREGAHVLDVCVDYVGRDGVRDMKETIKRYNEVLTRPMMLDSTEVAVIEAGLKLCSGKTIINSINLEDGRKTLDPKAQLAKKYGAALVALTIDEKGQADTAQWKFEVAQRIYDIVVNEYKIPPTDLLFDPLVFPVSTGQEQTRRSAIETFEAIKLIKKYLPGALTHVGLSNCSFGLSPYTRQVLNSVYLHYALEYGLDSAILHSSKILPLAQIDDQGRELSRRLLFDERTFDAAGNCIEDPLQMLIEHYADKKTESKKSQSLGEHVEERLRQAIIQGRRESLIVDLDQARETYTPIDIINKILLDGMKVVGELFGSGQMQLPFVLQSAEVMKAAVAHLEKFMVKVDGQEKGKIVLATVKGDVHDIGKNLVDIILTNNGYKVFNIGIKQSVENMIVEFQKHNADAIGMSGLLVKSTVIMKEDLVTLNDRGLTPPVILGGAALNRRYVEVDLRNIYKGRVFYGEDAFAGLRIMDELVAQKRLESVGSVAVKNIARSTSRYEGGGGDPTGAAASEDSSSSVPVRTVRSEFIERAPRLPKPPFTGKRQRTDFDVETIFKYLNERTLFSTQWQFTKGGVSTSEYARQMKEFAEPALARLKAFCLAEKVLRPAATYGFFPAASQGNDLLIFADDYRTPISKFAFPRQDHGEYLCLSDYVEPLTDGKAVDHVAFMAVTMGEEVTRACNRLRAADKYQDYLFLHGLGVESAEALAEFMHQQIRQEWGIAEQDTPNIQKLFKKHYQGCRYSFGYPACPNLEDQTGLFELIDPPAVGITLTEQFLLEPEQSTTAIILHHPQAKYFNVRRMT is encoded by the coding sequence ATGGCTGCCAACAGACCCAGCATATTAGACATCGCGCGAGAACGGCCCTTTATCCTCGACGGGGGGATGGGGACGAGTCTTCATAAGTATCACCCCACCGATAAAGACTGGGGCTACGCGCCCAACGGCAAGCATCTGCTCAATCTTTCCGATGCTTTAGTCTATACGCATCCCGAATGGATTTCCGAAATCCATCGCGGCTATCTCTCGGTCGGCTGCGATGCGATCGAAACCAATACTTTCAATGCCACCCAACTGGTGCTCGAAGAATTCGGCATGGGTGGCAAACTCGACGAGATCAATCGACAGAATATTCAGATCGCCAAAAAAGCGGCCCAGGATTTCAGCTCCACGGATCGACCCCGATTCGTCATCGGTTCGATTGGCCCGGGCACAAAAATGCCATCGCTCACCGACCCGGCCATCTATATCGATTTCGACAGCATGGCGGCCTCCTACCGCCGGCAGATCCAGATTATGATCGAGGAGGGAGTCGATGCCATTCTCATCGAAACCTGCTTCGATATTTTGCAGGCCAAAATCGTCGCCATCACGGCCATCGACGAGATGAAAAAAGCGGGAAAAAGAATCCCTCTGATGGTGCAGCTGACGATTATCAACGAAAATAAGAAAATGCTGCCCGGGACTGATATTCCTTCCGCTCTCGTGGCCCTCGATCCCATTGATGACATCGACGTTATCGGCATGAACTGCGGCGTCGGCCCCGATCTGATGCTCGACGATATCCGACACCTGAGCCGCCATAGTAAACGTCTGATCAGTTGCTTGCCCAACGCGGGTTTGCCCGAGACTCGTAACGGCGAGACCTACTTCCCGCTAGCACCGGATGGCTTGGCCGAGTGGCTCGACCGCTTTGTCGGCGAAATGGGGGTGAATATCATCGGCGGTTGCTGCGGCACCACCAAAGACCACCTCGCCAAAGTCGTTCAGCGAATCGATGCGAAAAAAGCGGCCCAACGAAAAGCGATCTATCTTCCCGCCACTTCCAGTCTGCAATCGTCCATCGAATTACTGCAGGAACCCCGTCCCCTTCTGGTCGGGGAACGCACCAACACCAACGGCTCCCGCAAGTTCAAACAGCTGCTCGAAAAAGAAGATTGGAACGGCCTGGTCGAAATGGCCCGGGAGCAGGAGCGGGAAGGCGCGCACGTTCTCGATGTCTGCGTCGATTACGTCGGTCGCGATGGCGTCCGCGACATGAAGGAAACGATCAAACGCTACAACGAAGTGCTCACGCGGCCAATGATGCTCGATAGCACCGAAGTGGCCGTCATTGAAGCGGGTTTGAAGTTGTGCAGCGGCAAGACCATTATTAATTCCATTAATCTGGAGGATGGCCGCAAGACCCTCGATCCCAAGGCACAACTTGCCAAAAAATATGGTGCGGCGCTGGTGGCCTTGACGATTGACGAAAAAGGGCAGGCCGACACCGCCCAGTGGAAATTCGAAGTCGCCCAGCGGATTTACGATATCGTCGTCAACGAGTACAAGATTCCGCCCACCGATTTGCTGTTCGATCCACTGGTCTTCCCGGTTTCGACCGGTCAGGAGCAGACGCGCCGTTCCGCCATCGAAACCTTCGAAGCCATCAAACTCATCAAGAAGTATCTGCCCGGAGCGCTCACCCACGTCGGGCTCTCGAATTGCAGCTTCGGTTTATCGCCTTATACCCGGCAAGTACTCAACAGCGTGTATCTGCACTACGCCCTCGAATATGGACTCGATTCGGCCATTTTGCATTCTTCAAAGATCCTCCCTCTGGCTCAGATCGACGACCAGGGTCGCGAACTCTCGCGCCGATTACTCTTTGACGAGCGGACTTTTGACGCGGCCGGCAACTGCATCGAAGATCCGCTGCAGATGCTGATCGAACACTACGCCGACAAGAAAACCGAATCGAAGAAGTCGCAATCGCTCGGCGAACATGTCGAAGAACGGCTGCGGCAGGCCATCATTCAAGGCCGACGCGAAAGCCTGATCGTGGACCTCGATCAGGCCCGCGAAACCTACACGCCCATCGACATCATTAACAAGATTCTTCTCGACGGCATGAAGGTCGTGGGCGAATTATTCGGCTCCGGACAGATGCAATTGCCCTTCGTCCTCCAGTCCGCCGAAGTGATGAAGGCCGCTGTCGCACACCTCGAAAAATTCATGGTGAAAGTGGATGGGCAGGAGAAGGGCAAAATCGTCCTCGCAACGGTCAAAGGGGATGTTCACGACATCGGCAAGAACCTCGTCGACATTATCCTGACCAACAACGGCTACAAAGTTTTCAACATCGGCATCAAGCAATCGGTCGAAAATATGATCGTCGAATTCCAGAAGCATAACGCTGATGCCATTGGCATGTCCGGCCTACTGGTCAAATCGACGGTCATTATGAAAGAGGACCTGGTCACCTTGAATGATCGCGGTCTCACCCCGCCGGTCATTCTGGGTGGGGCGGCCCTCAATCGCCGTTATGTCGAGGTGGATCTCCGCAATATTTATAAAGGACGGGTTTTCTACGGTGAGGATGCCTTCGCCGGCTTGCGGATTATGGATGAACTGGTGGCTCAGAAGCGTCTGGAATCGGTTGGCAGTGTGGCGGTGAAGAATATTGCCCGATCGACCAGTCGCTACGAAGGGGGGGGCGGCGATCCTACCGGCGCGGCCGCTTCGGAGGATTCGTCGTCCTCAGTTCCAGTTCGTACGGTGCGCTCCGAATTCATCGAACGGGCCCCCCGACTTCCGAAACCGCCTTTCACCGGCAAGCGACAGCGAACCGACTTCGATGTCGAAACCATTTTTAAATATCTGAACGAAAGAACGCTTTTCAGCACGCAGTGGCAGTTTACCAAAGGTGGCGTCTCGACGAGCGAGTATGCCCGTCAAATGAAAGAGTTCGCCGAGCCGGCCCTGGCTCGACTCAAGGCCTTCTGTCTCGCCGAGAAAGTTCTTCGCCCGGCCGCGACCTACGGCTTCTTCCCGGCCGCTTCCCAAGGGAACGATCTGTTGATTTTTGCAGACGATTATCGCACTCCGATCAGTAAATTCGCCTTCCCGCGCCAGGATCACGGCGAATACCTCTGTCTGAGCGATTACGTGGAACCGCTCACCGACGGCAAGGCCGTGGATCATGTGGCGTTCATGGCCGTGACCATGGGCGAAGAGGTCACGCGGGCCTGCAATCGGCTGCGGGCCGCCGATAAATATCAGGATTATCTCTTTCTGCACGGTCTCGGAGTCGAATCGGCGGAGGCCTTAGCGGAATTCATGCACCAGCAGATTCGCCAGGAGTGGGGAATTGCCGAGCAGGATACCCCGAATATTCAAAAGCTGTTCAAAAAGCATTACCAGGGCTGCCGTTACAGCTTCGGATACCCGGCCTGTCCCAATCTGGAAGATCAAACCGGCCTGTTCGAATTGATCGATCCACCGGCCGTGGGAATTACCCTGACAGAACAATTTTTGCTGGAGCCGGAACAGTCGACCACCGCGATTATCCTGCATCATCCGCAGGCGAAATACTTCAACGTCCGGAGGATGACCTGA
- a CDS encoding iron-containing alcohol dehydrogenase, with product MRTVWNFASSKTLYFGKESNRLLAELLLRQNIRRVLVITDPVMVKTGLFEPIQKDLSAKSIAVEIFPDGEPEPSLAVIRKAASMATTTKPEAILGFGGGSNMDAAKLVAILHAHGGDPRDYTGEFKVPGPVTKLICIPTTAGTGSEVSQAAVFTDTEIQLKVSTLSPYLRPDIAIVDPSLTMTCPKKVTADSGIDALTHAVEAYTAIDNATYDVPQGEPSVYQGKNFLADTFAEKCIRLCGQYLKRAVNDGSDYEAREGMALAATLGGLAFSNAGVALVHAMEYPVGAATHCSHGAGNGLLLPYIMKYNSKVRMTALREIAEFLGESTAELSEKEAAQAAIAAVENLRESIGVPGKLTQLGVKPEQLAGFASKAFSIKRLMKVNPVYPTEADILGIYREAL from the coding sequence ATGCGAACCGTCTGGAATTTCGCCTCCTCGAAAACGCTTTATTTCGGCAAAGAGAGCAACCGCCTGTTAGCCGAGTTGCTCCTCCGGCAGAATATCCGCCGCGTGCTGGTGATCACCGACCCGGTCATGGTGAAAACCGGCCTCTTTGAGCCGATTCAAAAGGATTTGAGTGCCAAGTCGATTGCGGTGGAAATCTTCCCCGACGGGGAACCGGAGCCTTCCCTTGCGGTCATTCGTAAAGCGGCCAGTATGGCCACGACCACAAAACCCGAAGCCATCCTCGGCTTCGGCGGCGGAAGCAATATGGATGCGGCCAAGCTCGTCGCCATTCTGCATGCCCACGGTGGCGATCCGCGCGATTACACCGGCGAATTTAAAGTTCCCGGGCCCGTGACCAAACTCATCTGCATCCCGACGACCGCAGGAACCGGATCGGAAGTCTCCCAGGCTGCGGTATTCACCGATACCGAAATTCAGTTAAAGGTTTCCACCCTCAGCCCTTACTTGCGACCCGATATCGCCATCGTCGATCCGTCGCTGACCATGACCTGCCCCAAGAAAGTGACGGCCGATAGCGGCATCGATGCCCTGACGCACGCCGTCGAGGCTTACACGGCCATCGATAATGCCACATATGATGTTCCGCAAGGAGAACCGTCGGTTTATCAGGGTAAGAATTTCCTGGCCGATACGTTTGCCGAGAAATGCATCCGTCTGTGTGGCCAGTATCTCAAACGGGCGGTCAACGATGGGAGCGATTACGAAGCCCGCGAAGGGATGGCGCTCGCCGCCACACTCGGCGGACTCGCTTTTTCCAACGCCGGAGTCGCTTTGGTGCACGCCATGGAATACCCGGTGGGGGCCGCGACGCACTGTTCGCATGGCGCCGGAAACGGGCTATTGTTGCCTTACATCATGAAGTACAATTCTAAAGTCCGGATGACGGCACTGAGGGAGATCGCCGAATTTCTGGGAGAATCCACTGCTGAACTCTCTGAGAAGGAAGCCGCTCAAGCGGCCATCGCCGCCGTGGAAAACCTGCGGGAAAGCATCGGAGTGCCGGGTAAGTTGACTCAACTGGGTGTGAAACCAGAACAACTGGCCGGATTTGCGAGCAAAGCGTTCTCGATCAAACGCTTGATGAAAGTGAATCCGGTCTATCCCACGGAAGCGGATATTTTGGGTATCTATCGTGAGGCGTTGTGA
- the mog gene encoding molybdopterin adenylyltransferase, translating to MEIRIGILTISDRASQGIYEDKSGPAIAQCLREMLSSEWREVYRVIPDEQPLIEENLKDLADIMHCCLIVTTGGTGPAKRDVTPEATRAVCEKEMEGFGELMRAISLKSVPTAILSRQTAGIRGNSLIVNLPGKPTAIRECLMAVMPAVPYCIDLLEGPFLTTHEAVVAAFRPRPK from the coding sequence ATGGAAATTCGGATTGGAATTTTAACCATCTCGGACCGGGCCAGCCAAGGCATCTACGAGGATAAAAGTGGTCCGGCGATCGCCCAGTGCCTGCGTGAGATGCTCTCCTCGGAATGGCGGGAAGTTTATCGCGTCATCCCGGATGAGCAGCCACTGATTGAGGAGAATTTGAAGGATCTGGCCGACATCATGCATTGCTGCCTGATCGTCACCACCGGCGGCACGGGACCGGCCAAGCGCGATGTTACCCCCGAAGCCACCCGGGCCGTCTGTGAAAAGGAGATGGAAGGCTTCGGCGAACTGATGCGGGCGATCTCTCTCAAGAGCGTTCCCACGGCCATTCTCTCCCGACAAACTGCCGGGATTCGAGGGAACAGCCTGATCGTCAATTTACCTGGCAAACCGACGGCGATCCGCGAATGCCTGATGGCCGTGATGCCGGCCGTGCCCTATTGCATCGACCTACTCGAGGGGCCATTTCTGACCACCCACGAAGCAGTCGTTGCCGCGTTCCGGCCTAGGCCGAAGTAG
- a CDS encoding glycosyltransferase family 87 protein — protein MRFALLFALILGLGIWLFNEYLQREDVFVPIDTIEYWGAAKLLIAGQNPYDPALLLQTEQTQDPRLGKAVMLWNPPWSLAWITPLGYLPFKFAVLLWMIGILIAIFWSTYLLSRQYVPVPPLWLPLLFAPSYFLLAWGQFTGLVLLGLSAFVWAMRREKPYLAGIAFSLTAIKPHLLLLVGLGVALRCYRSHYYRKVVCSSLVTLAVLSAFLLLFRPYLWSDYQTSLALKASAQHDTLRDWENPTLSYWLRITVAPEQFWVQFVPVSIAGFVVLIFYAWGRYQPRLDHLPVGVLLSVILSPYGAWPFDLVLLLIPLLQAAYLWKSGPTSLGRTLLFFSFLLSQAAVLLRWNWFHVEFLWYPLLMGLLYGLTRALNRPSTDRVPT, from the coding sequence ATGCGATTCGCTCTTCTATTCGCTTTGATCCTGGGCTTGGGAATCTGGCTCTTCAACGAATACCTGCAGCGCGAAGATGTATTCGTTCCGATCGACACGATTGAGTATTGGGGGGCGGCCAAGCTCCTGATCGCCGGACAAAATCCATACGATCCCGCCCTTCTGTTACAAACCGAACAGACGCAGGATCCCCGCTTGGGCAAGGCGGTGATGCTCTGGAATCCTCCCTGGTCGCTGGCCTGGATTACGCCGCTGGGCTATCTTCCTTTCAAGTTCGCCGTGCTCCTGTGGATGATCGGCATCCTGATCGCGATTTTCTGGTCCACTTATCTTCTCTCCCGTCAATATGTTCCGGTTCCGCCGCTCTGGTTACCGCTGCTGTTTGCTCCCAGCTATTTTTTGTTAGCTTGGGGCCAATTCACCGGGTTGGTTTTGTTGGGGCTTTCGGCTTTTGTCTGGGCGATGCGACGAGAAAAGCCTTATCTGGCGGGAATCGCGTTTAGCCTCACAGCGATTAAACCGCACCTCCTCTTACTGGTGGGACTGGGTGTGGCACTTCGCTGTTATCGTTCGCATTACTATCGCAAGGTGGTTTGCAGCTCCCTGGTCACGTTGGCGGTGTTGTCTGCGTTTTTGCTTCTCTTCCGCCCTTACCTCTGGAGCGACTATCAAACGTCGCTCGCCCTGAAAGCTTCGGCCCAACACGATACCCTCCGGGACTGGGAAAATCCGACTCTCAGCTACTGGCTCCGGATTACGGTGGCTCCCGAACAGTTCTGGGTCCAGTTCGTGCCTGTCTCGATTGCGGGTTTCGTAGTATTGATTTTTTATGCCTGGGGCCGCTATCAACCCCGACTCGATCATTTACCGGTCGGAGTACTGCTTTCCGTCATCTTGTCTCCTTATGGTGCCTGGCCCTTCGATTTGGTGTTACTGCTGATTCCGCTTCTGCAGGCCGCCTACCTCTGGAAGAGCGGGCCGACTTCTCTCGGTCGGACGCTGCTCTTTTTTTCGTTTTTGTTATCGCAAGCCGCCGTGCTATTGCGGTGGAATTGGTTCCACGTCGAATTCCTGTGGTACCCTTTGCTGATGGGGCTTTTGTACGGCCTCACCCGGGCTCTGAACCGGCCGAGCACTGATCGAGTTCCGACATGA
- a CDS encoding ABC transporter permease has product MRWHILQTLLHKEFLRHATNRGGLALAGLLITASLLLAILNPAEDKGFSLFGGIHHCYIDFEEDNGLIQHLRDTVPDELRNAIFIRQMEPNSKPDQPLNYPTGTGAIQIRRLNTQSAGKPGYLIWLWHPNNDRQGMAVYESWFWRETYDYFQNQAAKQLSEAGLNGAKEMGQPPLDDNLWGLRKAYEELFDRYRTVSATLSPELQKPMPIVELKETPLTGSGMSSRASISTALVMFSLFFTCVYLMPSLTCEERERGLLLAQALSPANTLEILTAKFMFYPAFGVFLATILSGIHNPQVLKNPFYWLTMFTLALGSLGIGITLACVARTQRSASMAALCYMLVVALTLLMCQQNNIAYIPYMALEYHAPLIIHATLTSQIKPHHWVNLAACAALGFLWASLAFVLFRKRGWQ; this is encoded by the coding sequence ATGCGTTGGCATATCCTTCAAACCCTGTTGCACAAGGAATTTCTGAGACACGCCACCAATCGCGGTGGTCTGGCTCTGGCGGGGCTGTTGATCACCGCCTCGCTGCTCCTGGCAATCCTCAATCCGGCCGAGGATAAAGGCTTCTCGCTCTTTGGCGGCATCCATCACTGCTACATCGATTTTGAAGAAGACAACGGTCTGATTCAACATTTGCGCGACACCGTTCCGGACGAACTGAGAAACGCTATCTTCATCCGCCAGATGGAGCCGAACAGCAAGCCCGATCAACCGCTGAACTATCCTACCGGCACGGGAGCCATTCAGATTCGCCGATTGAATACGCAGTCCGCGGGCAAGCCGGGCTATCTCATCTGGCTCTGGCACCCGAATAATGACCGGCAGGGCATGGCCGTCTACGAAAGCTGGTTCTGGCGGGAAACCTACGATTACTTTCAGAACCAGGCGGCTAAACAGTTGAGTGAGGCGGGGCTCAACGGGGCCAAAGAGATGGGCCAGCCGCCTCTGGACGACAACCTTTGGGGGTTGCGCAAAGCCTACGAGGAACTGTTCGATCGCTATCGGACCGTCAGTGCCACCCTTTCTCCCGAATTGCAAAAGCCGATGCCGATCGTGGAATTGAAGGAAACGCCGCTCACCGGCAGCGGGATGAGTTCCCGGGCCTCGATCTCCACGGCCTTAGTCATGTTTTCTCTATTCTTTACCTGCGTCTATCTGATGCCCTCCCTGACGTGCGAGGAGCGCGAGCGGGGCCTGCTGTTGGCCCAGGCGCTCTCTCCGGCAAACACGCTGGAAATACTCACCGCCAAGTTCATGTTTTACCCGGCGTTCGGAGTCTTCCTGGCCACGATTCTTTCCGGCATTCACAATCCCCAGGTGCTTAAAAATCCGTTCTATTGGCTCACGATGTTCACACTCGCCCTGGGATCGCTGGGCATTGGCATCACCCTCGCCTGCGTGGCCCGAACGCAGCGCTCCGCCAGCATGGCCGCGCTCTGCTATATGCTTGTGGTAGCCCTGACACTCCTAATGTGTCAGCAGAACAATATCGCTTACATCCCTTACATGGCGCTGGAATATCACGCTCCCCTGATTATCCATGCGACTCTGACCAGCCAGATCAAACCGCACCACTGGGTGAATTTGGCCGCCTGTGCCGCGCTCGGATTTCTCTGGGCTTCGCTGGCTTTCGTGCTTTTCCGCAAACGGGGCTGGCAGTAA
- a CDS encoding multiheme c-type cytochrome, producing MRDSDLNQPRLQRSRRLTISLLLMITGLLSALAFGIVNITSGESTLAAGEVSDPPDITKQQLFLNWPEAKPDLVLVITGQTHAYLQKCGCSDPQKGGLERRYNFIESLKAKGWPVMPIDLGGITDDRDHVKRPIIKEQALLKYTTTMQSMKIMDYKAVGIGKEEISLPLQEGLAAYTLQPNNQFPEVLSLNMGIANFPPGILTPLNVYKKAEVNVGVTSLIGKNLMPQIQTLDSRIEFVQGGRANPKLVQDAVKEMDKKKADVKVLLFNDSDDVTKINTPQYTSSLKLAEVVAKAIPNMFDVIVCRSDEAVPPAIPTMVENTMLIQVGHRGQQVGVVGIYKQKNGPPKLYYQLAILMPEYETAKGKDESNPTLAVLQKYADEVKKSNFLAQYPKVAHPVQLQLRTAAYAGSASCQACHPQQWQQYIKLNENGRAHSIAYSALEKAVRPTGRNYDPDCIVCHTVGFEYKTGFSDAVKQPQLLNVGCENCHGPASEHVAEETKIAAGQKIPRVALEYLTPWKTNGVGSMPSLEKIKKIADGASLSDVLTAQEYKVFMRVDQMCMKCHDIDNDPHYQLEKYWPKVAHTFKPAPAKTSAP from the coding sequence ATGCGGGATTCCGATCTGAACCAACCACGCTTGCAACGATCCAGACGGTTGACGATCTCCCTTCTGCTGATGATCACCGGCCTGTTGAGTGCGTTGGCTTTTGGAATCGTGAATATCACTTCCGGCGAATCGACCCTGGCCGCGGGCGAAGTTTCCGATCCCCCCGACATCACCAAACAGCAACTGTTCCTGAACTGGCCGGAAGCGAAGCCCGACCTCGTACTGGTCATCACGGGCCAAACCCATGCCTACCTTCAAAAATGCGGCTGCTCCGATCCTCAAAAAGGGGGACTCGAGCGGCGCTACAACTTCATCGAGTCCCTGAAAGCCAAGGGCTGGCCGGTGATGCCGATCGATCTGGGAGGTATTACCGACGATCGCGATCACGTGAAGCGCCCCATCATAAAAGAACAGGCTCTTCTGAAGTACACCACCACCATGCAGTCGATGAAAATCATGGATTACAAAGCGGTGGGTATCGGCAAGGAAGAAATTAGCCTGCCGCTTCAGGAAGGTCTGGCCGCGTATACTCTACAGCCGAACAACCAATTTCCCGAAGTTCTCTCTCTGAATATGGGGATTGCCAACTTTCCTCCCGGGATTCTGACGCCTCTGAATGTTTATAAAAAGGCGGAAGTTAACGTCGGCGTGACGTCCCTGATTGGCAAGAATCTGATGCCGCAGATTCAGACTCTCGATTCTCGAATCGAGTTCGTGCAAGGCGGAAGGGCGAATCCGAAGTTGGTTCAGGACGCCGTAAAAGAGATGGACAAAAAGAAAGCCGACGTCAAAGTCTTACTCTTCAATGACAGCGATGACGTCACGAAAATCAATACGCCCCAGTACACCAGCAGCTTGAAACTGGCGGAAGTGGTTGCCAAAGCGATCCCGAACATGTTCGATGTGATCGTCTGCCGCTCGGATGAAGCGGTACCACCGGCCATTCCCACAATGGTCGAGAATACCATGCTGATTCAGGTCGGCCATCGCGGCCAGCAGGTCGGTGTGGTGGGCATCTACAAACAGAAAAATGGTCCGCCGAAGCTCTACTATCAGCTCGCGATTCTGATGCCCGAATACGAAACGGCCAAGGGAAAGGATGAGAGTAATCCGACCCTTGCGGTTTTGCAAAAATATGCGGACGAAGTGAAAAAATCGAACTTCCTGGCTCAGTATCCCAAAGTCGCACATCCGGTTCAACTGCAGTTGAGAACCGCGGCTTACGCGGGCAGCGCTTCCTGCCAGGCTTGCCATCCGCAGCAGTGGCAACAATACATCAAGCTGAATGAAAATGGTCGGGCGCATAGCATTGCCTATTCCGCATTGGAAAAAGCGGTGCGACCGACCGGGCGCAATTACGACCCGGATTGCATCGTCTGCCACACGGTCGGCTTCGAATACAAAACTGGATTTAGCGATGCGGTGAAACAACCGCAGCTACTCAACGTCGGATGCGAGAACTGTCACGGCCCCGCCAGCGAGCATGTGGCGGAAGAGACCAAGATCGCCGCGGGACAAAAAATTCCCCGCGTAGCTCTGGAATATCTGACCCCCTGGAAAACCAACGGCGTCGGCTCCATGCCCAGCCTGGAGAAGATTAAAAAGATCGCCGATGGGGCCAGTCTGAGCGATGTGCTCACCGCTCAAGAATACAAGGTTTTCATGCGGGTC